The following proteins come from a genomic window of Brevibacillus antibioticus:
- a CDS encoding alpha/beta hydrolase, protein MNLKHVFQKGTDSEAPTLLLLHGTGGDENNLLPLADRIYPGASVLSVRGNVLENGMPRFFRRLAEGVFDEEDLVFRTQELHEFLDQAAVTYQFERDNIVAVGYSNGANIAGSLLFHYPNPLKGAILYHPMVPRHGIALPDMSAIPVFIGAGTNDPICTAQETEELNRLLTEAGADVTVHWDSYGHQLTVKEVEASAAWFTEKFRK, encoded by the coding sequence ATGAATTTGAAGCACGTTTTTCAAAAAGGAACCGATTCAGAAGCACCAACACTGTTGCTGCTTCACGGAACAGGCGGAGATGAGAACAACCTCTTGCCACTGGCCGATCGCATTTATCCAGGCGCTTCTGTTCTGAGTGTCCGTGGGAATGTTCTCGAAAACGGCATGCCACGATTCTTCCGACGCCTAGCAGAAGGAGTTTTTGACGAAGAGGATTTGGTCTTCCGCACGCAGGAGCTGCATGAGTTTTTGGATCAGGCGGCGGTTACGTATCAGTTCGAGCGAGACAATATCGTGGCAGTCGGCTATTCCAACGGGGCGAATATCGCAGGTAGTCTCCTGTTCCATTACCCGAATCCGCTAAAAGGGGCGATTCTTTACCACCCCATGGTTCCTCGCCATGGGATCGCTCTGCCTGATATGTCAGCCATTCCAGTGTTCATCGGAGCGGGCACGAATGATCCGATCTGTACGGCACAAGAGACAGAGGAGCTGAATCGACTACTGACAGAAGCAGGTGCTGACGTGACTGTGCATTGGGATTCGTATGGTCATCAGCTAACGGTGAAGGAAGTAGAGGCTTCGGCTGCGTGGTTTACAGAGAAGTTTCGCAAGTAA
- a CDS encoding ring-cleaving dioxygenase: protein MTQQTAGIHHITAFVTSAQNNVDFYAGFLGLRMVKKTINFDAPDVYHLYFGNEVGSPGTAITFFPWETGRRGRVGGGQVGYTTFLIPVGAFSFWEDRLKKFGIEYSRVERFNETYLQFTDRDGLQLEIVEREGGPASKWSFGGVPADKAIKGFGGAILYSMAPAHTMDVLERLMGLTRVGEENGLVRFRAHGDLGNVIDVNAEPIPRGAGGAGTIHHIAWRAIDDQDHQLWQQRATQSGLHPTDIIDRQYFNAIYFREPGEILFEIATDPPGFERDEPFETLGEKLMLPEWYEPRRAQIEQGLPPITVRVLEEDK, encoded by the coding sequence ATGACACAGCAAACAGCAGGAATTCACCATATCACGGCATTTGTCACAAGCGCCCAAAATAACGTTGATTTTTATGCAGGGTTTCTCGGATTGCGCATGGTGAAAAAAACGATCAACTTCGATGCACCAGATGTATATCACCTGTACTTCGGGAATGAGGTCGGCAGTCCAGGTACTGCGATCACCTTTTTCCCGTGGGAAACTGGTCGCCGCGGACGCGTTGGCGGTGGGCAGGTTGGCTATACGACTTTCTTGATTCCGGTGGGGGCGTTTTCCTTCTGGGAGGATCGACTGAAAAAATTCGGAATCGAGTACAGCCGCGTAGAGCGTTTTAACGAAACGTATCTGCAATTTACGGACAGAGACGGCTTACAGCTGGAGATCGTGGAACGTGAAGGCGGCCCAGCGAGCAAATGGTCCTTTGGCGGAGTGCCGGCTGACAAGGCGATCAAAGGCTTCGGCGGAGCGATCTTGTACAGCATGGCTCCAGCCCACACCATGGATGTTCTCGAGAGACTGATGGGACTAACCAGAGTCGGCGAAGAAAACGGCCTTGTCCGTTTCCGGGCTCACGGTGATTTGGGCAATGTCATTGACGTGAATGCCGAGCCGATACCAAGAGGAGCAGGTGGTGCAGGTACGATCCACCATATCGCATGGCGTGCCATAGATGATCAGGATCACCAACTGTGGCAGCAGCGCGCGACTCAATCTGGTCTCCATCCGACGGATATTATCGACCGTCAATACTTCAACGCCATCTACTTCCGCGAGCCGGGCGAGATTTTGTTTGAGATTGCAACAGATCCTCCAGGCTTTGAAAGAGATGAGCCATTTGAGACATTGGGTGAAAAACTGATGCTCCCTGAGTGGTATGAGCCACGTCGTGCCCAGATTGAGCAAGGCTTGCCGCCGATTACAGTCAGAGTGTTGGAGGAAGATAAGTAA
- a CDS encoding nitroreductase family protein, producing MSEFTTLVKNRRSANKFLPDVTITPAEIDEIMSLVKFAPSAFNLQHAHYVVITDPEVKERVYEAAYRQYKVKTASAVVLVFGDKEAYQSVERINEGLLHLGIMDQREYDHNNSSVRAMHESGGEQFKRDEAIRNANLSAMLFMLAAKDKGWDTCPMIGFDPVAVQEIAKVPDSFVPALMITIGKEDTSSQRVRGYRKPVGEFVSYNTFQASK from the coding sequence ATGAGTGAATTCACTACCCTTGTAAAAAATAGAAGATCCGCAAACAAGTTTCTACCGGACGTAACGATAACACCTGCTGAGATCGATGAAATCATGTCGCTGGTCAAATTCGCGCCATCTGCATTCAATTTGCAGCACGCCCACTATGTGGTTATTACTGATCCAGAAGTAAAAGAGCGTGTATATGAAGCGGCATATAGACAATATAAGGTAAAGACCGCTTCGGCAGTTGTGCTTGTATTCGGAGACAAGGAAGCGTACCAAAGCGTAGAGCGCATCAATGAAGGTCTTCTTCATTTAGGAATTATGGATCAACGCGAGTACGACCACAACAATTCTTCTGTCAGAGCGATGCACGAGTCAGGAGGAGAGCAGTTCAAGCGTGATGAAGCGATCCGCAATGCTAATTTGTCCGCAATGCTGTTCATGCTCGCTGCAAAGGATAAAGGCTGGGATACGTGCCCGATGATCGGATTCGACCCAGTGGCCGTCCAAGAGATCGCAAAGGTTCCGGACAGCTTTGTGCCAGCTTTGATGATCACGATTGGAAAAGAAGATACATCCAGCCAGCGTGTCAGAGGGTACCGCAAGCCAGTTGGAGAGTTCGTGAGCTACAACACATTCCAAGCAAGTAAATAA
- a CDS encoding DinB family protein produces the protein MTHYAKNMYDFHAWANQTLMNRLKELPEDVYEQEVQSVFPTVAKVMEHIYMVDQTWLLILQGMDMQMAMNETWQQEKKITGKSLEEVEQLYAELVEQFRAFLSQEEDLERRIVLDNPYTRIRDTSLAEIIMQVVNHGTYHRGNITAMLRQMGYPSVMTEYALYWYEN, from the coding sequence ATGACGCACTATGCCAAAAACATGTATGACTTTCACGCGTGGGCGAATCAAACGTTAATGAATCGCTTGAAGGAACTTCCGGAAGATGTTTACGAGCAGGAGGTCCAAAGCGTTTTTCCGACCGTGGCAAAAGTGATGGAGCATATTTATATGGTGGATCAAACCTGGCTTCTCATATTGCAGGGGATGGATATGCAAATGGCCATGAATGAGACATGGCAGCAAGAGAAGAAAATTACGGGAAAAAGCTTGGAGGAAGTAGAGCAATTGTATGCCGAGCTAGTCGAGCAATTCAGAGCTTTTCTCAGCCAAGAAGAAGATTTGGAGCGGCGCATTGTCCTTGATAACCCGTACACGAGAATACGCGATACGAGCTTGGCAGAAATCATCATGCAAGTGGTCAATCACGGAACCTATCATCGTGGAAACATAACGGCGATGCTGCGCCAAATGGGGTATCCTTCTGTTATGACCGAGTATGCTCTTTACTGGTACGAAAACTGA
- a CDS encoding threonine aldolase family protein — MSDTKTLKEVFKKTTYQIAGHSKRDLHQLQQVLSSVDGNVEGDMYGAGELIENFQRKMAEYLGKESAVFFPSGTMAQQIALRIWCDEKGIKKVAYHPLCHLEIHEEDGLKELHQIEAVLLADKDSVIGLDDVLGMDDDIACLLLELPQREIGGQLPPYEDLEAISRYCREKGIRLHLDGARLLETLPYYQKSADEVCALFDSVYVSFYKGIGGIAGAILAGDEDFTKQSKVWKRRHGGDLISLYPYIVTAEYHFEQRKHKFGQYYEHAKELAGLYNQCQGISTRPILPVSNMFHVHADLPKEELERIMVSLSEETGIGFTHYVRQDDESSSSFEVSIGDRYAMIPKEELASAFEKLNRKIGAQGK, encoded by the coding sequence ATGAGCGATACGAAAACCTTGAAGGAAGTATTTAAAAAGACCACTTATCAAATCGCCGGGCACAGTAAGAGAGACCTCCATCAATTGCAGCAGGTCCTGTCCAGCGTGGATGGGAATGTGGAGGGTGATATGTATGGAGCAGGCGAACTCATCGAGAATTTTCAGCGCAAGATGGCCGAATATTTGGGCAAAGAGTCTGCCGTATTCTTTCCCAGCGGTACGATGGCCCAACAAATCGCGTTACGCATCTGGTGCGATGAGAAGGGAATCAAAAAGGTCGCCTATCATCCGCTCTGCCACTTGGAGATCCACGAGGAGGATGGGCTCAAGGAGCTGCATCAGATCGAGGCGGTCTTGCTGGCGGATAAAGACAGCGTGATTGGACTGGACGATGTTCTCGGCATGGACGATGATATCGCGTGCCTGTTGCTGGAATTGCCACAGCGTGAGATTGGCGGACAGTTGCCCCCGTATGAGGATTTGGAGGCGATCTCCCGTTATTGTCGGGAAAAAGGAATTCGGCTTCATCTAGATGGTGCCCGACTTTTGGAAACCCTGCCGTATTACCAGAAGTCAGCCGATGAGGTATGCGCATTGTTCGATAGCGTGTACGTTTCCTTTTACAAAGGGATAGGCGGAATTGCCGGAGCGATCCTGGCTGGGGATGAAGATTTCACGAAGCAATCGAAGGTATGGAAAAGACGCCATGGCGGTGACTTGATTAGCTTGTACCCGTATATTGTCACGGCAGAATACCATTTTGAGCAGAGAAAACATAAATTCGGTCAATATTACGAACATGCAAAAGAGCTGGCGGGATTGTACAACCAATGCCAGGGGATATCCACGAGACCGATCTTGCCTGTGTCCAACATGTTTCATGTGCACGCAGATTTACCGAAAGAAGAGCTCGAGCGTATCATGGTTTCACTTAGTGAAGAGACAGGTATTGGCTTCACGCATTATGTAAGACAGGACGACGAATCTTCTAGCTCCTTTGAGGTAAGTATTGGCGATCGGTATGCGATGATCCCGAAGGAAGAGCTAGCATCGGCATTCGAAAAGCTGAATCGGAAAATAGGGGCGCAAGGGAAGTAA
- a CDS encoding bifunctional transcriptional activator/DNA repair enzyme AdaA, translating to MLEERVTDERWQAIIHNDVSYDDQFFYAVKTTKIFCRPSCKSKPPKRENVRVFQNANQAMREEFRPCKRCKPTGERLPDREWVAQITQYIDSHYNEKLTLEHLADVCHGSPFHLQRTFKRLMDMTPVEYIQKKRIERARELLAHSNNQIADVAQLVGMPNTPYFITVFKKMTGKTPSEYRQQYVKQQTT from the coding sequence GTGTTGGAGGAACGGGTGACCGATGAGCGATGGCAGGCCATTATTCATAACGATGTGTCTTACGATGATCAATTTTTTTATGCGGTAAAAACGACGAAGATCTTTTGTAGACCGTCGTGCAAGTCGAAGCCGCCAAAGAGGGAGAACGTGCGGGTTTTCCAAAATGCAAACCAAGCTATGCGGGAAGAATTTCGGCCATGTAAACGCTGTAAGCCCACGGGAGAGAGGTTGCCTGATCGTGAGTGGGTGGCACAAATTACACAGTATATTGATTCTCATTATAACGAAAAGCTGACGTTGGAGCATTTGGCTGATGTGTGCCATGGCAGTCCGTTTCATTTGCAGCGAACATTTAAGCGACTCATGGATATGACGCCCGTGGAGTACATCCAGAAAAAGCGAATAGAAAGGGCACGAGAGCTGCTGGCTCATTCGAACAACCAGATCGCGGATGTTGCGCAATTGGTGGGAATGCCGAATACGCCGTATTTTATCACGGTGTTTAAAAAAATGACGGGTAAGACCCCGAGTGAATATCGCCAACAGTACGTCAAACAACAAACGACATAA
- a CDS encoding DNA-3-methyladenine glycosylase 2 has protein sequence MTSSLSHEAWVDNREEIILSVPAEFSFSQNLQYLSRASNECMFHIQNGRLYKAIPIEQDSQVVEIHADNEQGLTVRFLSPSLPTEQVRTEVARYIRDWFDLDRDLVPFYELAAGDALLQQSVEKFYGLRTMGIPDLFEALSWGIIGQQINLTYAYTLKRRLVETFGRQVEFEGQTYWLFPTAEKIAGLSVADLDGLHMTTKKCEYLIDVAQLIVEGKLSKELLWDGGDYQTAEKRLTSIRGIGPWTANYVLMRCLRIPSAFPIDDVGLHNAIKFLLGKEKKPTKAEIRELSKAWTNWESYATFYLWRFLY, from the coding sequence ATGACAAGCAGTCTATCACACGAGGCTTGGGTCGATAATAGAGAAGAAATAATCTTGTCCGTACCTGCGGAATTCAGTTTTTCGCAAAATCTTCAATACTTGTCCAGAGCATCCAACGAATGCATGTTTCACATTCAAAACGGGCGCCTTTACAAAGCCATCCCAATTGAACAAGATTCACAAGTGGTCGAAATTCACGCAGATAACGAGCAAGGATTGACTGTGCGTTTTCTCAGCCCTTCGCTTCCCACTGAACAAGTCCGGACGGAGGTAGCACGCTATATCCGCGATTGGTTCGATCTCGATCGAGACCTGGTTCCGTTTTATGAGCTTGCCGCAGGAGATGCTCTTCTACAGCAGTCCGTTGAGAAGTTTTACGGGCTGCGGACCATGGGTATTCCCGACCTGTTTGAAGCGCTCAGTTGGGGAATCATTGGACAACAAATTAATCTGACCTATGCGTACACGCTGAAACGCCGGTTGGTAGAGACATTCGGAAGACAGGTAGAGTTCGAAGGACAGACGTATTGGCTTTTTCCCACAGCGGAAAAAATCGCCGGATTATCCGTCGCTGATCTGGATGGATTGCACATGACGACCAAGAAATGCGAGTATTTGATTGACGTCGCACAACTCATCGTTGAAGGGAAACTATCGAAAGAGCTATTATGGGACGGAGGAGATTATCAGACCGCGGAGAAACGATTGACCAGCATCCGCGGGATTGGACCGTGGACGGCCAACTATGTGCTCATGCGTTGTCTGCGAATTCCTTCTGCTTTTCCCATTGATGATGTCGGCCTGCACAATGCGATCAAATTTTTACTTGGCAAAGAAAAAAAGCCGACAAAAGCAGAAATACGAGAGCTATCCAAGGCTTGGACGAATTGGGAGTCGTACGCTACTTTTTATTTATGGCGTTTTCTTTATTAA
- a CDS encoding deoxyribonuclease IV gives MLKIGSHVSFSGKGLLNAAQEAATYGSSTFMIYTGAPQNTRRKPIEDQYITEGREVMAKQGVDEIVVHAPYIINLGSYKDDTYELAVRFLQEEIRRTDYIGVKNIVLHPGAYTDKDAEYGIARIAEGLNEVLTGVKDTEVNIALETMAGKGTEIGRSFEEIAAIIEKVEDNSRLTVCMDTCHIHDAGYDIVNDFDGVLEQFDRTIGLDRLAVVHLNDSKNFRGAGKDRHAPIGAGLIGFDAMHYIVNHEKIRHLPLVLETPWISKEKGNERPMYEAEIALLRGEVDKRFGDEFMDHVERLDFFFRKQDVTRREYVIGIWELLKNDAKAKKADGREPMERLYDMVKEARLFPELTEEQINHRLSAYFAVPKFS, from the coding sequence ATGCTAAAAATAGGTTCGCACGTATCATTCTCCGGTAAAGGACTGCTGAATGCCGCCCAAGAAGCAGCCACCTACGGCTCGAGTACCTTTATGATCTACACGGGTGCACCGCAAAACACCCGCCGCAAGCCGATCGAGGACCAGTACATTACGGAAGGCAGAGAAGTAATGGCGAAGCAGGGCGTGGATGAAATTGTCGTACATGCCCCGTACATTATTAACTTGGGCTCTTACAAGGACGATACCTACGAGCTCGCTGTCCGCTTTCTGCAAGAAGAGATTCGCCGGACCGACTACATTGGCGTCAAAAATATCGTGCTACACCCTGGCGCATACACCGACAAGGATGCAGAATACGGCATCGCCCGGATCGCGGAAGGCTTGAATGAAGTTCTGACAGGCGTCAAAGACACCGAAGTGAACATCGCGTTGGAGACGATGGCGGGTAAAGGGACGGAAATCGGTCGCAGCTTTGAGGAAATCGCGGCCATCATCGAGAAAGTAGAAGACAACAGCAGGCTGACCGTCTGCATGGATACTTGCCACATTCACGATGCTGGCTACGATATCGTCAACGACTTCGATGGCGTCTTGGAACAGTTTGACCGGACAATCGGCTTGGACCGTCTCGCCGTTGTTCACTTGAATGACAGCAAAAACTTCCGCGGGGCAGGCAAAGACCGCCATGCGCCAATCGGTGCGGGACTCATCGGCTTTGATGCGATGCATTACATCGTGAACCACGAGAAAATCCGCCACCTGCCACTTGTACTGGAGACACCTTGGATCAGCAAAGAAAAAGGCAACGAGCGTCCGATGTACGAAGCAGAAATCGCCCTCCTGCGCGGGGAAGTGGACAAGCGCTTCGGCGACGAATTCATGGACCATGTGGAGCGCCTCGATTTCTTTTTCCGCAAACAAGATGTCACCAGACGCGAGTATGTGATTGGAATTTGGGAGCTGCTCAAAAACGACGCGAAGGCAAAGAAAGCCGATGGCCGCGAGCCGATGGAGCGCCTGTACGATATGGTGAAGGAAGCGAGATTGTTCCCTGAGCTTACCGAAGAGCAGATCAACCATCGCTTGAGTGCCTACTTCGCGGTTCCGAAATTCTCGTAA
- a CDS encoding Ada metal-binding domain-containing protein, with translation MPTPKKPAPPDADSAKTYTLLGADRSFYQSDTPGTLGGYRPRTIYGRLDCPSAIRAITRGGYVRHRVFFADEATAIAAGYRPCAVCLREKYLLWKAMRA, from the coding sequence ATGCCTACACCGAAAAAGCCAGCACCTCCAGATGCTGACTCTGCCAAAACATACACCCTGCTCGGAGCTGATCGTTCCTTTTATCAAAGTGATACTCCGGGTACATTGGGGGGCTATCGACCACGCACAATATACGGCCGACTGGATTGCCCCTCTGCTATCAGAGCTATTACGCGAGGCGGTTATGTCCGGCATCGCGTTTTTTTTGCGGATGAAGCTACTGCTATTGCTGCGGGGTATCGACCTTGCGCTGTTTGTTTACGGGAGAAATATTTGTTGTGGAAAGCGATGCGAGCGTAG
- a CDS encoding cyclase family protein, producing the protein MNRKARRFIDLSVPLDRLAKEPFPPEIQYNSHEEGAVQAAQYFGLQPTDFPEQKAWASETVTLTTHTGTHVDAPWHYWPTSEGEPAKTIDQLPLEWFYGDGVLLDFSEKPSGYEITVNDVKQKLAQIQYELKPFDIVLIRTDADKRYYEEHYFQSHAGVSAEATHWLIDQGIKVMGTDGWGWDIPFSVQAADYKQNPRDGVLWAAHYVGKEKEYCQIEKLANLEQLPRPYGFTVSVFPVKVKGASAGWARPVAIFEEEE; encoded by the coding sequence ATGAACAGAAAAGCACGTAGGTTCATTGATCTGAGTGTGCCTCTTGATCGTCTGGCAAAAGAACCGTTCCCACCTGAGATTCAATACAATAGTCATGAAGAAGGGGCTGTCCAAGCCGCCCAGTATTTCGGATTGCAACCAACGGATTTTCCCGAACAGAAGGCTTGGGCGAGTGAAACAGTGACACTCACGACACATACGGGAACACATGTCGATGCACCATGGCATTACTGGCCTACTTCAGAGGGAGAGCCAGCGAAAACGATTGATCAGTTGCCGTTGGAGTGGTTCTACGGAGATGGTGTCCTGCTTGATTTTAGTGAAAAGCCGTCTGGCTATGAGATCACGGTGAATGATGTAAAACAGAAGCTCGCCCAAATCCAATACGAACTAAAACCGTTCGATATTGTCCTGATCAGGACGGACGCGGATAAAAGATACTATGAAGAACACTATTTTCAATCACATGCGGGAGTATCCGCCGAAGCGACACATTGGTTGATCGATCAAGGAATCAAGGTCATGGGAACCGATGGGTGGGGATGGGATATCCCGTTTTCCGTTCAAGCCGCTGATTATAAACAAAATCCGCGCGATGGCGTTTTATGGGCGGCCCACTATGTGGGAAAAGAGAAGGAGTATTGCCAAATTGAAAAGCTGGCGAATTTGGAGCAATTGCCGAGGCCCTACGGGTTTACCGTTTCTGTGTTCCCTGTAAAAGTGAAGGGAGCAAGTGCGGGATGGGCGCGTCCTGTTGCTATTTTTGAAGAAGAGGAGTAG
- a CDS encoding MerR family transcriptional regulator, whose protein sequence is MFKISEFSRLSRVSLKTLRFYDQIGILKPADIDKETGYRFYAAEQLVTLNRILMYKDLGFTLQQIQQLLHEEMSIDQLQGIFRQKEREMERLLEEEQARLNRIKERLLSIEQKGYIEQEVVFKQVEAQKVVSFRSEGTVEEIPMLFDQLAHYAGKQQRGMLSPIVLWKESERDETAFELEIGYVLKQDIALPSDKLEVRMLPEEPMMATLVQRVEPFVPSTACIDLAKWIERNQYRIKKDQPGRENYLQSPHGGDTYIEVQIPIESP, encoded by the coding sequence ATGTTTAAGATCAGTGAATTTTCCCGATTGAGCAGAGTGTCCCTAAAAACGCTTCGTTTTTATGACCAAATTGGCATTTTAAAGCCAGCGGATATCGACAAAGAGACTGGCTATCGGTTTTATGCAGCAGAGCAATTGGTTACGCTTAATCGAATCCTCATGTACAAGGACTTGGGATTTACGTTGCAACAAATTCAGCAATTGCTGCATGAAGAAATGTCCATAGACCAACTACAAGGCATATTCAGGCAAAAAGAAAGGGAGATGGAACGGCTACTTGAGGAGGAGCAAGCACGATTGAATCGAATCAAGGAGCGTCTGCTTTCGATCGAGCAAAAGGGGTACATAGAACAAGAGGTTGTCTTTAAACAAGTCGAAGCCCAAAAAGTTGTTTCATTTCGTTCAGAAGGTACCGTAGAGGAGATTCCGATGCTTTTTGATCAGCTGGCTCATTATGCAGGCAAGCAGCAGAGAGGGATGCTTTCCCCCATCGTTTTGTGGAAAGAGTCGGAGAGAGACGAGACGGCATTCGAATTAGAGATCGGCTATGTACTCAAACAGGACATTGCCTTGCCATCCGACAAGCTGGAAGTACGTATGCTGCCAGAGGAGCCGATGATGGCCACCCTGGTCCAACGCGTAGAGCCATTCGTTCCTTCTACGGCCTGTATTGACTTGGCAAAATGGATAGAGCGCAATCAATACCGGATCAAAAAAGATCAGCCAGGCAGAGAAAACTATCTGCAATCCCCACATGGGGGCGATACGTATATAGAAGTACAAATTCCCATAGAATCCCCATGA
- a CDS encoding alpha/beta fold hydrolase, whose amino-acid sequence MDYDIFHLGDVRLQSGVTLPHAFIAYKTYGTLNAAKDNVIIFPTSFGDQHYQNEWLIGEDKALNPNQYFIIIPNMLGNGLSSSPSNTASPYDQSHFPHVTIYDNVAVQHRLITERFGIKKIALATGWSMGAIQAFHWAALYPDMVERLAPFAGTAKTWPHNIVLIEGIRAALQADVAWNNGQYTAPPEVGLRTLGRVYASWGFSQPFYREECYKALGYETLSEFISGFWEESFVPSDANDLLAMMWTWQHADISQNDKYKGDFETALRSIQARTVVMPVRTDLYFTPEDSEYETKHIPNATFKPIESIWGHLAGFGLNPVDTAFINNTLKELLGTN is encoded by the coding sequence ATGGATTACGACATTTTTCACTTGGGAGATGTTCGCTTGCAGTCAGGAGTGACACTACCGCATGCATTTATTGCTTACAAAACGTACGGCACGCTCAACGCAGCCAAGGATAACGTCATTATATTTCCTACATCGTTTGGAGACCAGCATTACCAAAACGAATGGCTTATCGGGGAAGATAAGGCTTTGAACCCGAATCAATATTTTATCATCATTCCCAACATGCTCGGCAACGGGCTATCGTCCTCCCCGAGCAACACGGCAAGCCCGTATGATCAGTCCCATTTTCCACACGTTACGATCTACGATAATGTCGCAGTTCAGCATCGACTCATTACGGAGAGGTTTGGCATCAAAAAAATTGCGCTGGCAACTGGCTGGTCGATGGGGGCCATCCAGGCTTTTCATTGGGCGGCACTCTACCCAGATATGGTCGAAAGATTGGCTCCTTTTGCCGGAACCGCAAAAACATGGCCGCATAACATCGTCTTGATCGAAGGCATCCGAGCAGCATTGCAAGCCGATGTAGCTTGGAATAACGGGCAATATACAGCGCCTCCCGAGGTGGGCTTACGTACCTTGGGCCGCGTTTATGCGAGTTGGGGGTTTTCACAGCCATTTTACCGAGAGGAATGCTATAAAGCTTTGGGCTATGAGACACTTTCCGAATTTATCTCGGGATTTTGGGAGGAGAGCTTTGTTCCTTCGGATGCAAATGACTTGCTGGCGATGATGTGGACGTGGCAGCATGCCGACATTAGCCAAAATGATAAGTACAAGGGAGACTTTGAGACAGCGTTACGAAGCATCCAGGCACGAACGGTTGTGATGCCCGTACGGACTGATTTGTATTTCACGCCAGAAGACAGTGAATATGAGACGAAGCACATCCCTAACGCTACCTTTAAGCCGATTGAATCAATCTGGGGACACTTGGCTGGGTTTGGACTTAACCCAGTCGATACCGCTTTTATTAATAACACGTTAAAAGAACTGTTGGGAACGAACTGA
- a CDS encoding MarR family winged helix-turn-helix transcriptional regulator codes for MNEELVAFIRELNEIEYACQVMLTQEYADVLDETITSNQIIMINLLHDRGRLLTGELAKHMDITASAVSQMLNKMEKRQLVKRSINPGNRREIFVELDTAGVNYIETSRKIELSIIERFYSKLPYEDLVALKEIMLKFRRIIEEEQTPKTVE; via the coding sequence ATGAATGAAGAGCTCGTCGCTTTTATCCGGGAGCTAAACGAAATCGAGTATGCTTGCCAGGTGATGCTGACGCAAGAATACGCGGATGTGTTGGATGAGACGATTACGAGTAACCAGATTATTATGATTAACTTGTTGCATGATCGCGGTCGACTGCTCACTGGTGAACTGGCAAAGCATATGGACATCACGGCAAGTGCAGTCAGCCAAATGTTGAACAAGATGGAAAAGCGCCAGTTAGTCAAACGTTCGATTAACCCTGGGAATCGCCGGGAAATTTTTGTGGAGCTGGATACTGCCGGAGTGAACTATATCGAAACAAGCCGCAAGATTGAATTGTCGATCATAGAGCGCTTCTATTCCAAACTTCCTTACGAAGATTTGGTAGCGCTAAAGGAAATAATGTTGAAGTTCCGGAGAATTATTGAGGAAGAGCAGACGCCGAAGACAGTTGAATAA
- a CDS encoding dihydrofolate reductase family protein: MATLTYHVAVSLDNFIADQAMMDGNIDSTLFLFEGEHVPDFLSEIQEYDAVLMGAKTYEFGFKFGAKPGEPGYKGIKHYIFSSSMQFESNAEVELVKGDAIEFIKNLKQQENGKLWLCGGGELAGALLTHQLIDQLVLKVNPVMVGEGVPLFGSLKPRLKLELVDMKQYVNGVTKPTYNIFYI, from the coding sequence ATGGCTACCTTAACGTATCATGTTGCCGTTTCGCTAGACAATTTCATTGCCGATCAAGCCATGATGGACGGAAATATCGACAGCACTCTCTTTTTATTTGAGGGCGAACATGTACCGGATTTTTTATCTGAAATTCAGGAATATGATGCTGTCCTGATGGGCGCCAAAACGTACGAGTTTGGGTTTAAATTCGGTGCCAAGCCCGGCGAACCAGGCTATAAGGGGATCAAGCATTATATTTTCTCAAGCTCCATGCAGTTTGAGTCCAATGCAGAAGTCGAGCTGGTCAAAGGCGATGCCATCGAATTTATCAAGAATCTCAAACAGCAAGAAAACGGCAAGCTGTGGCTATGTGGGGGCGGTGAATTGGCAGGAGCGTTACTGACACATCAACTGATTGATCAATTAGTGCTGAAAGTGAATCCGGTGATGGTCGGTGAAGGTGTCCCGCTATTCGGAAGTCTGAAGCCACGTCTCAAACTCGAGTTAGTGGACATGAAGCAGTACGTGAACGGCGTAACGAAGCCTACTTATAACATTTTTTATATTTAA